In Archocentrus centrarchus isolate MPI-CPG fArcCen1 unplaced genomic scaffold, fArcCen1 scaffold_37_ctg1, whole genome shotgun sequence, the following proteins share a genomic window:
- the ddt gene encoding D-dopachrome decarboxylase has product MPFIELQSNLPASVFSDDFLKRLCSSTAAALGKPEDRMNVVVTPGLPMLIAGSTSPCVILSVSAIGVTDTADKNKEHSAKIFEFLTKELSLNEDRIVILFGALEPHQVGKKGTVMSFL; this is encoded by the exons ATGCCCTTCATCGAGCTACAGAGTAACCTTCCAGCCAGCGTGTTCTCGGACGACTTCCTAAAGCGGCTGTGCTCCAGCACCGCGGCAGCTCTGGGAAAACCAGAGGAC CGGATGAATGTGGTGGTGACACCGGGGCTACCGATGCTAATAGCAGGCTCTACCTCCCCGTGTGTGATTCTGTCAGTGTCTGCTATTGGTGTGACTGACACCGCCGACAAGAACAAGGAGCACAGTGCCAAGATCTTTGAGTTTCTGACCAAGGAGCTCAGTCTGAATGAAGACAG GATTGTTATTCTGTTCGGTGCACTGGAGCCTCACCAGGTCGGGAAAAAGGGAACTGTCATGAGCTTCTTGTGA
- the chchd10 gene encoding coiled-coil-helix-coiled-coil-helix domain-containing protein 10, mitochondrial, giving the protein MARGSRSRPSASAGPSSSHAPAHPPPASLAPAPVQSQGPGLMAQMATTAAGVAVGSAVGHVVGSALTGAFSGGSSSSPEPAKPTYQEPPRSAPAHPGPCHFEVKQFLDCATNQTDLTLCEGFNEALKQCKVSHGVTSLV; this is encoded by the exons ATGGCCAGAGGAAGTCGCAGTCGCCCCTCAGCTTCAGCCGG CCCATCTTCATCCCATGCTCCAGCTCATCCACCCCCTGCCTCCTTGGCCCCAGCTCCTGTTCAGTCCCAGGGGCCAGGACTCATGGCCCAGATGGCTACCACAGCTGCAGGGGTAGCAGTAGGCTCAGCTGTGGGCCACGTGGTTGGCAGTGCTCTCACAGGGGCATTCAGTGGGGGTAGCAGCAGCAGTCCAGAACCAGCCAAACCTACATACCAG GAACCCCCCCGGTCTGCTCCAGCCCATCCAGGTCCCTGTCACTTTGAAGTCAAACAGTTTCTGGATTGTGCCACCAACCAGACAGACCTCACTTTGTGTGAGGGCTTCAATGAGGCACTCAAACAGTGCAAGGTCTCCCATG GTGTGACATCACTGGTGTGA
- the LOC115776794 gene encoding zinc finger and SCAN domain-containing protein 5A-like, producing MSTTVDFHSQIASIMEVLANAAVAEICKVVDDGYAVVHLEMSRSQKENEFLRRKIKLLELQMARYRAERVKGAEGSISSRFPGVRLLSRTNRDSQAGPSLQGRTRFLNRGPGAHQSVQKIQLVSLDQDPDQEVVTTTKTESAEPEDEGELLIVKVEGAMETGSINNKVPSAEPEDEGELLIVKVEGAMETGSINNKVPVHACITTGGDAATTATLLNASDGQPSRQLREKIDSGSDIITFVVGRTAEVVDSGGAFHSSQLEQTGAGDSRPLNKGPDARLGGDSVTASYDGMDGSKDNQAALDPSKPPKSELIVIDRGGASDKEKRGEERELSEVVQTNRDGSSGRNRPEEAVAPKIQCAGLGSAGDRSAQAPSVLPHADPPGTSSINSSNGTHLLIIHHPVGQPNHSQPKPVSSTRPLSFYQAVRMERPYGCTICTKRFFMESDLQKHMARHTREKPYTCQLCGKSFVCQSQLDIHRNVHTGERPFSCSICNRRFSHPSNLKRHQKIQH from the exons ATGTCGACCACCGTGGATTTCCACTCTCAGATCGCCTCCATCATGGAGGTGCTGGCCAACGCGGCTGTCGCAGAAATTTGTAAAGTTGTGGACGATGGATACGCGGTGGTTCATCTGGAAATGTCCCGGAGCCAGAAGGAGAACGAATTCCTGAGGAGGAAGATCaagctgctggagctgcagaTGGCCAGGTACCGAGCGGAGAGGGTGAAGGGAGCGGAGGGCTCCATCAGCAGCCGCTTCCCCGGGGTGCGCCTGCTCAGTCGGACGAACAGGGACTCACAGGCGG GCCCCTCTCTGCAGGGCAGGACCAGGTTTCTGAATCGAGGTCCAGGAGCTCATCAGTCTGTGCAGAAGATCCAGCTTGTCAGTCTGGACCAGGATCCTGATCAGGAGGTTGTGACCACCACGAAAACTGAG TCAGCAGAGCCTGAGGATGAGGGGGAGCTGCTGATCGTCAAGGTGGAGGGAGCAATGGAGACCGGATCCATTAACAACAAAGTGCCG TCAGCAGAGCCTGAGGATGAGGGGGAGCTGCTGATCGTCAAGGTGGAGGGAGCAATGGAGACTGGATCCATTAACAACAAAGTGCCGGTACATGCCTGCATTACCACCGGAGGAGATGCTGCCACCACTGCCACATTGCTCAATGCCAGTGATGGTCAGCCATCCAGACAGCTGAGGGAGAAGATCGACAGTGGATCCGACATCATCACCTTTGTTGTTGGCAGGACAGCTGAAGTTGTCGACAGCGGTGGTGCTTTTCACAGTTCCCAGCTGGAGCAAACAGGAGCTGGGGACAGTCGGCCTTTGAATAAAGGTCCTGATGCCAGGCTGGGTGGAGATTCTGTGACAGCTTCTTATGATGGAATGGATGGCAGCAAGGATAACCAGGCTGCATTAGACCCCTCTAAGCCCCCAAAGTCAGAGTTGATAGTCATTGATAGAGGAGGGGCATcagacaaagagaaaagaggGGAGGAGCGGGAATTGTCAGAGGTAGTCCAGACAAATAGAGATGGGAGCAGTGGAAGAAACAGACCCGAGGAAGCTGTAGCACCCAAGATTCAGTGTGCTGGGCTGGGATCAGCAGGAGACAGGTCGGCGCAAGCACCATCTGTTCTCCCTCATGCTGATCCTCCAGGAACCTCCAGCATTAACTCCTCCAATGGCACACACCTCCTGATTATACACCACCCTGTGGGTCAACCCAACCACAGCCAACCCAAACCCGTTTCCAGCACCCGTCCCCTGTCTTTCTACCAGGCTGTTAGAATGGAGCGTCCTTATGGATGCACCATCTGCACCAAGCGCTTCTTCATGGAATCAGACTTGCAGAAGCACATGGCCAGGCACACCAGGGAGAAACCCTACACCTGTCAACTGTGTGGCAAAAGCTTTGTGTGTCAGAGTCAGCTGGACATCCACCGCAACGTGCACACCGGGGAGAgacctttcagctgctccatctGCAACCGACGCTTCTCCCATCCCAGCAACCTCAAGAGGCATCAGAAGATCCAGCACTGA